The region TGCGATAAGCAAAGAtgtaatacatatatattatacctGCTTCCTCAACCTTGACCTTCTAGCAGATTCTCTATTAGATTGTTTCCTCCTTTCCCGTTTCAGCTCTCGTTCATTCtagtgaaatttaatttatgttagcAAACAGCTTAGGATagcactaaaccctaaacccattgACTCAATgtataaaacactaaaatgtgCACTACCTATCCACAATCAAAGCAGTAAATCCTTCGGAAAGCAACAAAATGGATTCAAATTACATAGGCAAGCTAAAAAGCATGGCTTAGAAAAACAGGATAGAAATAGAAATTCAAGATTTCCATTCACAAATACCTGCATCCAGACTTCAGGAGGCATTACTCCACAAGGTACGTTTGTAGGACTGGATTTAGCATTCATGGAGGAAGGGTTCCTAAGCTCCAAAGCGGTGGTCATGCCAGGAGAAAGTACAGTTCCAATTGGTTTAGGGGAAATGGTTGTAGTTACCTCTGCCACGGCAACTGCATTAGACTTTGCCTCAGTTTTACCATCTCCACCTGCTAAAACAGAAACAATACATCAGTCAACCTAAACCTCCAGACATGAAAGTGGACCGAATGTATCCCAagtttcaataatttattttttttccatttttttcattttcaaacacaAGTTTCTTTTAGAACtcacaaaaaaaaattgcacGTCAAAGTCATAAACCTAGCCTAAGTACTGCACGTTAAAGGAACCATGCAATCGCAAAATGTCTCAGATTTGACAACCATCCACTACCATCCGCCTGACTTAAACTTCAGGTCAACTCTATTATTCATCAAGAATATACTTGGTGAAGAATGGAGTCATACCAATGGTTGGTGTTCCCTCCCTGCTTCTTTTCCTCCTACTTTGATCCGTCTGACCAAAGATGCACAGTGATAAAAATAAGCTTTAGCATTTTGTCTTTTAATCATTTCTAAAGTACCAGTCCAATAAaataactttaagaaaaatatataaaaaactgAAAAAGATGTTAGAAAACAGATTGAACAGATGGGAAGGTGATCTCACCCCAGTTGTATTTCCATCACTACCATCAGTTGAACCTTCAGTCTCCACACTGTCCACAATATCATGACATAAGTCAAGATATGAGGAAAAATCACTTGGTAGTGTAATCTCTGACAAACATATTCCTAAGGCAAAGCTTGATCTTAGAAAAATACTATTTTGTTCTGACAAGATTAACAAACCTCTGGGACAGTCTAGGTTCAGCTGCACCCTCATCATTCTCAGCAGTACCATTGCCTATTGACATAGCAAGGCCATCAAACCCTTTCATCTTCTTTGTTGAACCTCGTTCTGTATTTCCTGATGACTTAGTAGGAGCTTCCACAGGGGCTGCAGTCTGCATTACAATGTTCCCATTATATTCACCACATGCTAAACGCAATAAGCAAAAAGTAACAACTTCCCAGCTAATTCATTGAAGCAGTGTACGTGCATGTCCATCAACAACAAACATGGATGAAAACAGAATAGTAACAGTTTGAAATGAATCATTTAAATGACGATTCACTTGCAGCAGGTGATGATGGAATACCAAGACCATATTATCCTTGGATTTCAAGAGCAAAGAGATAAAAGTGTATCAAGGTATAATATGATACAATAAAACCAGAGTCCTGGAGTTATTTAGGGCTCAAACCATATCCTGAGGGAGAAAAAGATGCAAATATTTTTTACTGTGTTTCTAGCTGTACCAATAAGGAATCTGTGAGTGTTGTCAAGTTGGTAATCGAACAAAAAGACCACTGTCTAAACATTCAGCAATAAGAAATAAGAGAATTATGTGACCATACATGCACCATGCATACTCAAACATCAGAAACTACACATAATTTGTGACCCCTAAAACTGAAAAGCAAAGTACACTCCTAGATAACTTGGTACAAGATTAATGCAGCAATTAAACGATAGTGACAAAGTAAACTTACTATAGGAACTGCAGGATGGGCATAAACTCCCCCATGTGAGTAGATTGTTGCATAAGGTGCCCCATAAGGTGGCATCATAGGCTGCAAGAGTAAATGGCCAATAATTATTTACAGAGCAGTTGTGGAAAAACTTAAATAAAGTTAGTTAAATGCCTTGGATCTATGGGCAGTACCTGTGGAGGACCCCACATATAAGGGGGAGGAGCATGGCCAGAGGCCACAGCTGAGTTGTAATATGGCGGCATAGTGACTCGAGGACCATAGTATGCCTATATATGTAATAAAGAAACATAAAATCCCCTTTAGCAATTTTATTACCAAAAGTACATTGTGCATTTTAGTTGAAGAAATGCCTTAACAGCAGCAGCGGGAAAGAGGGGAGTGTATGAATAAAGTAGATAACCTGCATAGCAGCCCAATCGGGATAGACATGAATATTGGCCTGATCCTGCGAAAAGAAAAGTATTGACCAATACAATAATATgagcataaaaaattaatagattaAATACAAAACAAATTGTACAACTACTACTTCAAAGATCCTTTCCCTACATCTCTTAACTTACCGTTGGCACTGGTGAAGATGACTTGTCAGACTTAGACTTTCCTTCATCGTTGTTTCCCATTACCAAGCACTAAAGCGGAAAACCTATTTTCTAGAATGTCCTTCACGTCTCTCAGTCAACTGCAGTCAAGGAGAGAAACCTGAAGGTGTGATTTACAGTTCATTTTCTCAACGGCAATAGGAAGGGTTCAGAAAAGAATTATACAACCGAAAAAGGATTGCATGGTTCAGAAAGTAATTTTTCTCTACTACACTACGTAAAACATAAGCTGATGGTTTGACTTGGTGACGGCCAATGACCCCCAAGTTAGAGGGCAGACCAAACGAATATATGATGTTATTAAATGCTTAAACAACACACcatcaaattaaaacaaaataatgtaAGGATGCCATAATATTTTATCCAACCATCTTATCCTACACAACTCTACATATATTAAAACAAGCGCAGTATGATGCAAATATTTGGTGCTTCATTTCAGATTATCTTATCAAATTTCACCAAAGTCTTGTTGGACACTTTAAATATTGGATTTTATTTGCAAACGCAACAAATCAAATCTAGTCTTCTAAAAACAAAGTCCTAGATGAAAAACCAATATTGAAACTTCACTCATCTTAAGTTTTAAATTGTATGCTAGCACGCTT is a window of Gossypium hirsutum isolate 1008001.06 chromosome D08, Gossypium_hirsutum_v2.1, whole genome shotgun sequence DNA encoding:
- the LOC107900935 gene encoding common plant regulatory factor 1 isoform X2, yielding MGNNDEGKSKSDKSSSPVPTDQANIHVYPDWAAMQAYYGPRVTMPPYYNSAVASGHAPPPYMWGPPQPMMPPYGAPYATIYSHGGVYAHPAVPITAAPVEAPTKSSGNTERGSTKKMKGFDGLAMSIGNGTAENDEGAAEPRLSQSVETEGSTDGSDGNTTGTDQSRRKRSREGTPTIGGDGKTEAKSNAVAVAEVTTTISPKPIGTVLSPGMTTALELRNPSSMNAKSSPTNVPCGVMPPEVWMQNERELKRERRKQSNRESARRSRLRKQAETEELARKVESLTAENATLRSEINQLTEKSEKLRLENATLVEGLKNAQLGHTQENITNKNEDKEGEMYEKKSGAKLHQLLDASPRTDAVAAS
- the LOC107900935 gene encoding common plant regulatory factor 1 isoform X1; protein product: MGNNDEGKSKSDKSSSPVPTDQANIHVYPDWAAMQAYYGPRVTMPPYYNSAVASGHAPPPYMWGPPQPMMPPYGAPYATIYSHGGVYAHPAVPITAAPVEAPTKSSGNTERGSTKKMKGFDGLAMSIGNGTAENDEGAAEPRLSQSVETEGSTDGSDGNTTGTDQSRRKRSREGTPTIAGGDGKTEAKSNAVAVAEVTTTISPKPIGTVLSPGMTTALELRNPSSMNAKSSPTNVPCGVMPPEVWMQNERELKRERRKQSNRESARRSRLRKQAETEELARKVESLTAENATLRSEINQLTEKSEKLRLENATLVEGLKNAQLGHTQENITNKNEDKEGEMYEKKSGAKLHQLLDASPRTDAVAAS